In Tubulanus polymorphus chromosome 8, tnTubPoly1.2, whole genome shotgun sequence, one genomic interval encodes:
- the LOC141909635 gene encoding cubilin-like isoform X2 — protein sequence MELMMKSLFVVAVILFVENSQVLTDDTDSGCSGEWPGRKQSGTSGVITSPNYPGNYGDNLRCEWRIDTPQNMLSRISFDPIFELDRNTTSGYCHDDVSIYNYQISLYNDVYCDKTAPPTRYYSGFVYIQFRSDMSLSYKGFKLFWRYFKVDSTCSKTPIIQNGTSGVISSPNYPNNYYHGLDCRWLILAPENTVLRISFDPIFELERKTISGHCRDKVSIYTDPNYVNHDCGNTAPPTRNYSGGVTIKFVTIKSDNSGIYKGFRLYWQLLKVDSCSKTPIIQNGTSGVITSPNYPGKYYNNLDCRWLIDTPENRMVEISFNSNFHIQPRTSGGCHDALTIKSETGKNLNTLHNVNDFYVENGDVYCGSTAPPTRNYSGGVTIKFTSDNSGIYKGFKLFWRYLKVDSCSKTPIIQNGTSGVISSPNHPGNYYRRLDCRWLIQTPENRIVEISFDSNFSMGAKTGDNCHDALTIKSGTVNVYCGNTAPPTRNYTGRVIIRFTSGSYDSYKGFRLFWRFLKVDSCSKTPIIQNGRSGVISSPNYPNKYYRGLDCRWLIQTPENTIVEISFDSNFSMGAKTGDSCYDALTIKSGTENGDVYCGNTAPPTRVYSGEVVIRFTSDMSGSYKGFKLCWKFVKVDSCSKTPITQNGRSGVITSPNYPNSYNDNIDCSWLIQAPENRMVEISFDSKFHIQTSKGRCWDALTIKSETGSNQYCGSTAPDNRSHTGNITIQFTSDNSGSDAGFKLLWRIKDKDTDRISYLTVVFGIGFLIIVIVAAIAIAVLIRQRRNVRNRNTGNNTTDPGAMYYQPSSSGVGGRIYTTQDGIYEDIDDGEIYDDVDIVDVVVAGVRNATENDVDVRNATDDDVDVRNATDDDVDVRNATDDDVDVRNATDDDVDAWNSTDDDVDAWNSTDDDVDVWNSTDDDVDDNLVADVRNPPEDDYVGPDVMNPPEDTYIVAGVRNPPEDDYVGPDVMNPPEDTYIVTGVRNPPEDDYVVVAGVRNTPEDTYIVPDARNSSEDDYVVVPNIRNTPEDTYIVAGVRNPPEDTYIVALKPTATSADDRISPEDDYVGPDVRYSTEDTYVVAGVRNPPEDTYIVPDARNCTEDDYVVVAGVRNPPEDDYFVVAGVRNTPEDTYIVPDARNSSEDDYVVVAGVRNPPEDTYVVPDIRNTPEDTYIVPDVRNPPEDTYVVADGIRPQLDDNGTMD from the exons ATGGAGTTGATGATGAAGAGTTTGTTTGTGGTCGCTGTAATTTTATTCGTCGAGAATTCTCAAG TATTGACAGATGACACCGACTCAGGTTGTAGCGGCGAGTGGCCAGGTAGAAAACAGAGCGGAACTTCTGGCGTCATAACCAGTCCTAACTACCCGGGTAACTATGGCGACAATCTGCGCTGTGAATGGCGGATTGATACACCTCAAAACATG CTGTCAAGAATATcgtttgatcctattttcgaATTGGACCGCAATACGACAAGTGGTTATTGCCACGACGATGTATCCATATATAATTACCAAATATCCT TATATAATGATGTATATTGCGACAAAACAGCGCCACCTACACGTTACTATTCCGGTTTTGTATACATCCAGTTTAGATCAGACATGTCTCTTAGCTACAAAGGCTTTAAACTGTTTTGGCGGTATTTCAAAG ttgattcGACATGTAGTAAAACACCTATAATACAGAATGGTACATCAGGCGTCATATCCAGCCCTAACTACCCGAACAACTACTACCACGGACTGGACTGTAGATGGTTAATTCTAGCTCCTGAAAATACG GTGTTAAGAATATcgtttgatcctattttcgaATTGGAACGCAAAACGATAAGTGGTCATTGCCGTGACAAAGTATCCATATATACTGACCCAAACT ATGTTAATCATGATTGCGGCAatacagcgccacctacaCGTAACTATTCCGGTGGTGTAACCATCAAGTTTGTAACCATCAAGTCAGACAACTCTGGTATCTACAAAGGGTTTAGACTTTATTGGCAGTTATTGAAAG ttgattcaTGTAGTAAAACACCTATAATACAGAATGGTACATCAGGCGTCATAACCAGCCCTAACTACCCGGGCAAATACTACAACAACCTGGACTGCAGATGGTTGATTGATACTCCTGAAAACAGG atggttgaaatatcatttaactCGAATTTTCATATACAACCCAGAACTAGCGGTGGTTGCCATGACGCGTTGACGATAAAAAGTGAAACCGGTAAAAATCTAAACACTCTTCATAACGTGAATGATTTTTATG tAGAAAATGGTGATGTATATTGCGGCAGTACAGCGCCACCTACACGTAACTATTCCGGTGGTGTAACCATCAAGTTTACATCAGACAACTCTGGTATCTACAAAGGGTTTAAACTGTTCTGGCGGTATTTGAAAG ttgattcaTGTAGTAAAACACCTATAATACAGAATGGTACATCAGGTGTCATATCCAGCCCTAACCATCCGGGCAACTACTACCGCAGGCTGGACTGTAGATGGTTAATCCAAACACCTGAAAACAGG attgttgaaatatcatttgacTCGAATTTCAGTATGGGGGCCAAAACTGGCGATAATTGCCATGACGCGTTGACGATAAAAAGTGGAACCG TGAATGTATATTGTGGCAatacagcgccacctacaCGTAACTATACCGGTCGTGTAATCATCCGGTTTACATCAGGCAGCTATGATAGCTACAAAGGGTTTAGACTTTTTTGGCGGTTTTTGAAAG ttgattcaTGTAGTAAAACACCTATAATACAGAATGGTAGATCAGGCGTCATATCCAGCCCTAACTACCCGAACAAGTACTACCGCGGACTGGACTGTAGATGGTTAATCCAAACACCTGAAAACACG attgttgaaatatcatttgacTCGAACTTCAGTATGGGGGCCAAAACTGGTGATAGTTGCTATGACGCGTTGACGATAAAAAGTGGAACCG AAAATGGTGATGTATATTGCGGCAatacagcgccacctacaCGTGTATATTCCGGTGAGGTAGTCATCCGGTTTACATCAGACATGTCTGGTAGCTACAAAGGGTTTAAACTCTGTTGGAAATTTGTGAAAG ttgattcaTGTAGTAAAACACCTATAACACAGAATGGTAGATCAGGCGTCATAACCAGCCCTAACTACCCGAACAGCTATAATGACAATATCGACTGTAGCTGGTTAATCCAAGCACCTGAAAACAgg ATGGTTGAAATATCGTTTGACTCGAAGTTTCATATACAGACAAGTAAAGGTCGTTGCTGGGACGCGTTGACGATAAAAAGTGAAACCG GGAGTAATCAATATTGCGGGTCGACTGCTCCAGATAATCGATCCCACActggaaatattacaatacaGTTTACATCAGACAACTCGGGAAGCGATGCTGGGTTTAAACTTCTATGGCGGATTAAAG ACAAAGATACAGATAGAATCAGTTATTTGACAGTTGTTTTCGGGAttggttttctgattataGTAATAGTGGCTGCTATAGCTATCGCCGTGTTGATCAGACAGCGGAGGAACGTGAGAAACAGAAATACAG GTAACAACACGACCGATCCAGGGGCAATGTACTATCAG CCTTCGTCTTCTGGAGTTGGTGGTAGGATCTACACAACACAGGACGGTATCTACGAAGACATAGATGACGGTGAAATCTACGATGATGTAGATATTGTAGATGTCGTTGTCGCAGGTGTCAGGAACGCTACAGAGAATGACGTAGATGTCAGGAACGCTACAGATGATGACGTAGATGTAAGGAACGCTACAGATGATGACGTAGATGTAAGGAACGCTACAGATGATGACGTTGATGTAAGGAACGCTACAGATGATGACGTAGATGCATGGAACTCTACAGATGATGACGTAGATGCATGGAACTCTACAGATGATGACGTAGATGTATGGAACTCTACAGATGATGACGTAGATGACAACCTTGTCGCAGATGTCAGAAACCCTCCAGAAGATGACTACGTTGGCCCAGATGTCATGAACCCTCCAGAAGATACCTACATTGTCGCAGGTGTCCGGAACCCTCCAGAAGATGACTACGTTGGCCCAGATGTCATGAACCCTCCAGAAGATACCTACATTGTCACAGGTGTCAGGAATCCTCCAGAAGATGATTATGTCGTTGTCGCGGGTGTCAGGAACACTCCTGAAGATACCTACATTGTTCCAGATGCAAGAAACTCTTCAGAAGATGACTACGTCGTTGTCCCAAATATCAGGAACACTCCAGAAGATACCTACATTGTCGCAGGTGTCCGGAACCCTCCAGAAGATACCTACATTGTTGCACTTAAG CCAACAGCTACTTCAGCTGACGACAGGATCTCTCCAGAAGATGACTACGTTGGCCCAGATGTTAGGTACTCTACAGAAGATACCTACGTTGTCGCAGGTGTCAGGAATCCCCCTGAAGATACCTACATTGTTCCAGATGCAAGAAACTGTACAGAAGATGACTACGTCGTTGTCGCAGGTGTCAGGAATCCTCCAGAAGATGACTACTTCGTTGTCGCAGGTGTCAGGAACACTCCTGAAGATACCTACATTGTTCCAGATGCAAGAAACTCTTCAGAAGATGATTACGTCGTTGTCGCAGGTGTCAGAAACCCCCCAGAAGATACCTATGTTGTCCCAGATATCAGAAACACTCCAGAAGATACCTACATTGTTCCAGATGTCAGGAACCCTCCAGAAGATACCTACGTTGTTGCAGATGGCATAagaccacaattag ATGATAATGGAACAATGGACTAA
- the LOC141909635 gene encoding cubilin-like isoform X5, producing MWCVLTDDTDSGCSGEWPGRKQSGTSGVITSPNYPGNYGDNLRCEWRIDTPQNMLSRISFDPIFELDRNTTSGYCHDDVSIYNYQISLYNDVYCDKTAPPTRYYSGFVYIQFRSDMSLSYKGFKLFWRYFKVDSTCSKTPIIQNGTSGVISSPNYPNNYYHGLDCRWLILAPENTVLRISFDPIFELERKTISGHCRDKVSIYTDPNYVNHDCGNTAPPTRNYSGGVTIKFVTIKSDNSGIYKGFRLYWQLLKVDSCSKTPIIQNGTSGVITSPNYPGKYYNNLDCRWLIDTPENRMVEISFNSNFHIQPRTSGGCHDALTIKSETGKNLNTLHNVNDFYVENGDVYCGSTAPPTRNYSGGVTIKFTSDNSGIYKGFKLFWRYLKVDSCSKTPIIQNGTSGVISSPNHPGNYYRRLDCRWLIQTPENRIVEISFDSNFSMGAKTGDNCHDALTIKSGTVNVYCGNTAPPTRNYTGRVIIRFTSGSYDSYKGFRLFWRFLKVDSCSKTPIIQNGRSGVISSPNYPNKYYRGLDCRWLIQTPENTIVEISFDSNFSMGAKTGDSCYDALTIKSGTAENGDVYCGNTAPPTRVYSGEVVIRFTSDMSGSYKGFKLCWKFVKVDSCSKTPITQNGRSGVITSPNYPNSYNDNIDCSWLIQAPENRMVEISFDSKFHIQTSKGRCWDALTIKSETGSNQYCGSTAPDNRSHTGNITIQFTSDNSGSDAGFKLLWRIKDKDTDRISYLTVVFGIGFLIIVIVAAIAIAVLIRQRRNVRNRNTGNNTTDPGAMYYQPSSSGVGGRIYTTQDGIYEDIDDGEIYDDVDIVDVVVAGVRNATENDVDVRNATDDDVDVRNATDDDVDVRNATDDDVDVRNATDDDVDAWNSTDDDVDAWNSTDDDVDVWNSTDDDVDDNLVADVRNPPEDDYVGPDVMNPPEDTYIVAGVRNPPEDDYVGPDVMNPPEDTYIVTGVRNPPEDDYVVVAGVRNTPEDTYIVPDARNSSEDDYVVVPNIRNTPEDTYIVAGVRNPPEDTYIVALKPTATSADDRISPEDDYVGPDVRYSTEDTYVVAGVRNPPEDTYIVPDARNCTEDDYVVVAGVRNPPEDDYFVVAGVRNTPEDTYIVPDARNSSEDDYVVVAGVRNPPEDTYVVPDIRNTPEDTYIVPDVRNPPEDTYVVADGIRPQLDDNGTMD from the exons ATGTGGTGTG TATTGACAGATGACACCGACTCAGGTTGTAGCGGCGAGTGGCCAGGTAGAAAACAGAGCGGAACTTCTGGCGTCATAACCAGTCCTAACTACCCGGGTAACTATGGCGACAATCTGCGCTGTGAATGGCGGATTGATACACCTCAAAACATG CTGTCAAGAATATcgtttgatcctattttcgaATTGGACCGCAATACGACAAGTGGTTATTGCCACGACGATGTATCCATATATAATTACCAAATATCCT TATATAATGATGTATATTGCGACAAAACAGCGCCACCTACACGTTACTATTCCGGTTTTGTATACATCCAGTTTAGATCAGACATGTCTCTTAGCTACAAAGGCTTTAAACTGTTTTGGCGGTATTTCAAAG ttgattcGACATGTAGTAAAACACCTATAATACAGAATGGTACATCAGGCGTCATATCCAGCCCTAACTACCCGAACAACTACTACCACGGACTGGACTGTAGATGGTTAATTCTAGCTCCTGAAAATACG GTGTTAAGAATATcgtttgatcctattttcgaATTGGAACGCAAAACGATAAGTGGTCATTGCCGTGACAAAGTATCCATATATACTGACCCAAACT ATGTTAATCATGATTGCGGCAatacagcgccacctacaCGTAACTATTCCGGTGGTGTAACCATCAAGTTTGTAACCATCAAGTCAGACAACTCTGGTATCTACAAAGGGTTTAGACTTTATTGGCAGTTATTGAAAG ttgattcaTGTAGTAAAACACCTATAATACAGAATGGTACATCAGGCGTCATAACCAGCCCTAACTACCCGGGCAAATACTACAACAACCTGGACTGCAGATGGTTGATTGATACTCCTGAAAACAGG atggttgaaatatcatttaactCGAATTTTCATATACAACCCAGAACTAGCGGTGGTTGCCATGACGCGTTGACGATAAAAAGTGAAACCGGTAAAAATCTAAACACTCTTCATAACGTGAATGATTTTTATG tAGAAAATGGTGATGTATATTGCGGCAGTACAGCGCCACCTACACGTAACTATTCCGGTGGTGTAACCATCAAGTTTACATCAGACAACTCTGGTATCTACAAAGGGTTTAAACTGTTCTGGCGGTATTTGAAAG ttgattcaTGTAGTAAAACACCTATAATACAGAATGGTACATCAGGTGTCATATCCAGCCCTAACCATCCGGGCAACTACTACCGCAGGCTGGACTGTAGATGGTTAATCCAAACACCTGAAAACAGG attgttgaaatatcatttgacTCGAATTTCAGTATGGGGGCCAAAACTGGCGATAATTGCCATGACGCGTTGACGATAAAAAGTGGAACCG TGAATGTATATTGTGGCAatacagcgccacctacaCGTAACTATACCGGTCGTGTAATCATCCGGTTTACATCAGGCAGCTATGATAGCTACAAAGGGTTTAGACTTTTTTGGCGGTTTTTGAAAG ttgattcaTGTAGTAAAACACCTATAATACAGAATGGTAGATCAGGCGTCATATCCAGCCCTAACTACCCGAACAAGTACTACCGCGGACTGGACTGTAGATGGTTAATCCAAACACCTGAAAACACG attgttgaaatatcatttgacTCGAACTTCAGTATGGGGGCCAAAACTGGTGATAGTTGCTATGACGCGTTGACGATAAAAAGTGGAACCG CAGAAAATGGTGATGTATATTGCGGCAatacagcgccacctacaCGTGTATATTCCGGTGAGGTAGTCATCCGGTTTACATCAGACATGTCTGGTAGCTACAAAGGGTTTAAACTCTGTTGGAAATTTGTGAAAG ttgattcaTGTAGTAAAACACCTATAACACAGAATGGTAGATCAGGCGTCATAACCAGCCCTAACTACCCGAACAGCTATAATGACAATATCGACTGTAGCTGGTTAATCCAAGCACCTGAAAACAgg ATGGTTGAAATATCGTTTGACTCGAAGTTTCATATACAGACAAGTAAAGGTCGTTGCTGGGACGCGTTGACGATAAAAAGTGAAACCG GGAGTAATCAATATTGCGGGTCGACTGCTCCAGATAATCGATCCCACActggaaatattacaatacaGTTTACATCAGACAACTCGGGAAGCGATGCTGGGTTTAAACTTCTATGGCGGATTAAAG ACAAAGATACAGATAGAATCAGTTATTTGACAGTTGTTTTCGGGAttggttttctgattataGTAATAGTGGCTGCTATAGCTATCGCCGTGTTGATCAGACAGCGGAGGAACGTGAGAAACAGAAATACAG GTAACAACACGACCGATCCAGGGGCAATGTACTATCAG CCTTCGTCTTCTGGAGTTGGTGGTAGGATCTACACAACACAGGACGGTATCTACGAAGACATAGATGACGGTGAAATCTACGATGATGTAGATATTGTAGATGTCGTTGTCGCAGGTGTCAGGAACGCTACAGAGAATGACGTAGATGTCAGGAACGCTACAGATGATGACGTAGATGTAAGGAACGCTACAGATGATGACGTAGATGTAAGGAACGCTACAGATGATGACGTTGATGTAAGGAACGCTACAGATGATGACGTAGATGCATGGAACTCTACAGATGATGACGTAGATGCATGGAACTCTACAGATGATGACGTAGATGTATGGAACTCTACAGATGATGACGTAGATGACAACCTTGTCGCAGATGTCAGAAACCCTCCAGAAGATGACTACGTTGGCCCAGATGTCATGAACCCTCCAGAAGATACCTACATTGTCGCAGGTGTCCGGAACCCTCCAGAAGATGACTACGTTGGCCCAGATGTCATGAACCCTCCAGAAGATACCTACATTGTCACAGGTGTCAGGAATCCTCCAGAAGATGATTATGTCGTTGTCGCGGGTGTCAGGAACACTCCTGAAGATACCTACATTGTTCCAGATGCAAGAAACTCTTCAGAAGATGACTACGTCGTTGTCCCAAATATCAGGAACACTCCAGAAGATACCTACATTGTCGCAGGTGTCCGGAACCCTCCAGAAGATACCTACATTGTTGCACTTAAG CCAACAGCTACTTCAGCTGACGACAGGATCTCTCCAGAAGATGACTACGTTGGCCCAGATGTTAGGTACTCTACAGAAGATACCTACGTTGTCGCAGGTGTCAGGAATCCCCCTGAAGATACCTACATTGTTCCAGATGCAAGAAACTGTACAGAAGATGACTACGTCGTTGTCGCAGGTGTCAGGAATCCTCCAGAAGATGACTACTTCGTTGTCGCAGGTGTCAGGAACACTCCTGAAGATACCTACATTGTTCCAGATGCAAGAAACTCTTCAGAAGATGATTACGTCGTTGTCGCAGGTGTCAGAAACCCCCCAGAAGATACCTATGTTGTCCCAGATATCAGAAACACTCCAGAAGATACCTACATTGTTCCAGATGTCAGGAACCCTCCAGAAGATACCTACGTTGTTGCAGATGGCATAagaccacaattag ATGATAATGGAACAATGGACTAA